The sequence TGTAACTGAGCAGGGAGGGCAAAATAGCAAACATCACTAAGGAAGATTAAATACACCAGATAACATGAATAGCATGAATTAAATAAGCAGTTTTATTTGTCAGGAAATTAGAATTCATGCCATCCAAAGAAGTGCTTTTTGCTAACATTTTTTAGTAATAAAATGCAAGTTAACAAAAGGTCACAATTAAAATGGAAAGATTCACTAATATGACTATAAACCCATTAGTATCGATCTGGTTCCTCTAGAAACCACATTGTTCCTTTGTTTTACTGTATAAAAACAAACCTGACATTTCATCATGATTAACTTACCCGTGGGCTATTTAATACATTCCTAACTGCTGTCTTTCTACACATTAACTTGAGAAACAGCACTTGAAATGCCCCACATTAGTATGTGAAAAAAAGACTTTCTACCTACGTAAGAATGCAAATTGCTTAGCAATCCCCAAATttagttcagattttttttaggCAGAAGATTTATACCTACCTTAAATTGTCCATATAATGAAATCATTGAGAAGAAGAGGACAACTGCCAGAGGACCCCAAAAGTCTGGATTGTCTCTCACTACCTGCCTATTGAACCCAAGAGATGGCATAGGCATCAACACACATCGAATTTTGTAGTAAATATCCTTCAGATCAATGTCAAGTTCTTCCCTGAAATTGTAAAGCAAGTGAGCATTACTATATAGCACAGTAatgaaataaaactaaaaaaataaGTACAGGGGCAAACAGTAGATTCATAGAGCAAGTCTCCTGTCAGCCACAAGGCTTTCTGAAGCCACGACTAGCAAAGGAACAGTTTATCCACAGTAAAGCAACACCATAACATCATGCTGCATTCAGTAACTGGTGGGACACAGATTTATTTAATTACTCAAAAACAAATTACCTGACTAACAACAGCAAACCTACATAGCATACCCcaaccaggctggatggggctctgagttaCTGGAActggtgaaaggtgtccctgcccaagacaggggggtggaactggatgatctttaaggtcgcttccaacccaaaccattctgattctGTGATACCCTGAGAGTCTGCATTAACATTTTTAGGACATGTGACACATTTGTGTCATTGGAACTACAAGTCAAAGACATGCACACATAGAGAATGTCTGTGTGTTCCTATGCCAAGCAGTTTGCCATGAGCACACTTactatgaaaatattttatttcaaattcaGCAAGAAAGAACACCATTACATTCACTAATCTTAAACCATTCCAAATACATCATGtaaaactaattttttaaaagaaaatggggTTTAGCTTCCTTCAGGAACGGTAGCTTTGAACAGACCAGTTTATGCCTATTGTTCAATTTCTGGCTCATGTCCACTATGGGTAAAATAAAGTCACTTGAACTAGCTGCAACATGTATCAACAGATCTTGCCCTTCTCTCATTGCCTTCTCTGCTTCCTGTTACAAACTCTCTGCAAGCAGATACAAATTGGCCAGAAGACTCCTCTGCCCAGGACTCTCAGCTGGGACACGCTGCCCTAACTGTTCTAGCCTCAGGGGGAAGGAATCACACTTCCCCCATAAAGGGCAATTCCACTTCTTTAGGTGCAGAACCTCAGTCATGACTGAGGAACTCTGAAGAGTTGCAGGACACTTCCAACAGATAAACTGCTCTACATTTAAGAACATAGTGAAGAAAAATGCAGAATTATATCCTAAGTCCATTTATGAAGGTTTTGTCCGAGGCtttgtttttttggctttttcttcAGAAAAGCTGATGTGAGAAAAAAATGCAAAGATGTGATTCATCACaaattctgttttaaaaaaaataaatagtgcTAATTCAATCCCTCAAGGCAATTTTTGGATTATTATTACTAAAGCTACTTTATAAGTGGTATTACTAACCGGTGACTAAGTAACAAAAATTGCTCTTTAACCATCCCTGAATTAAAGAACAGACTAGAAGCATCTATTTGCTACCATTTATCTAAAAAGGATGTAGCAGACCTATACTTTACTCTGTAGACTATAATACAAATATTTGCTACATGGAAATAATTATTTCTCATTGTCTACGTCTGCTGACAGCTTCTGACAGCTTCTCATGTGAATAAATTGTCTTTTGCATGAAGCTGACAGCTACCTCACCAGAAAGTGGTGGTAACTGTATCAGGAAATAAGTGTCTGGAGTAAGGCTGCCCAATGAGAAagtaggaaaaaataatttcactttATTTAACAAAACATTTGCAGTGTAGCCCTGCGATGGTGAACTTCCCTTAGCAGCCTGCTGTTGTTTCAATCCTTAACAGGATTCAGATTGTAAGAATTCATTATGACACATTTCTGggaataatcaaaacaacaaaattaCACTAAAGTCAGAATTCCTATGTTGTAACCTCACTACACAAGTTTGTTTCTTAATGAAAAGTTAGAGGTTCACAAAACAGACATTCACACAAGGACCTACTTCTGCACACTTTAATTTAAGCCAGTTCTCAAGTAGCACTGTCATTATTAAGCTCTCCAGATATCTGTTGTCTCCCAACACTCTCATCTGAGCTCTACAGAGTACTCTCTGTCTCACTCCAATTTTTTAAAGCATCATTATGTTTAATTCACAGGAAAACACTGAGACAATGAGAATGAAGTTGTTTGGGTGCAGAAAAAGGACCAGGCTGCCTGACTCTCAATGTAATAACCATAAGATACAAACTTTCTTCAGCCAGCCAGGTTTCTAGGAACAGAACAATGGATGAGAGACTTCCAGTTCTAAGGACATTATTGTCCTTCAGCACTAGCACCCTTTTAATCAAGCTTTATAGTAAAAGGCAGCATAAAGATTATAAAGTTTGTGCTACCTTGCTTCTAACATCCCTACTGTAACAACCATGAAGCACGATGCTTTTGCTTCAGAATAACTGACAGCACTGAGATCTACTTAGCAGGAGTCTTCCCACGGGGTTCTCTTAGTCTTTGATTCTTTCACAATATCCAGAAACATGAATGCAAAAGATACAAAGAATACagtctctttttaaaaaatcattacaAGATCAACAGCTAAAAGCAGAAAAGCCATATACTTATGGAGATTAAAATCAATAACAGAAACAATGTTTTCATTCTTGCACCAGAAAACACTCATTGGTCAAGTAATTTGTCAAACAGAATTCTAGTCACAGCACAAGGCTGTGACAAGGCTGCTAATAAAGACAGATACCCAGAAATAATTACAACGTACAAGAGTGGCTTGTTATCTTCTGGGTCATCATCTTCCACTTCCAGAAGCCAGCCATATCCTCTCTGTCTTAGGAATGTAGTTGCAGTAGATTCTTTGATGAATTCTCCTCCAAGATTCAGCTTAACATCTGGAGTTGTTATGGAACCACTAAGATCtaaagaaaaagggagaaaaatataGACCTTTTCATGTCTTGCCAAAAGCCATTTGATTTTAAAAGTACTGGAAGATACACAACAAACATAGGAAGCTACTTGTGTTGGTCATGACCATAAAACAGTCAAAGTTACAAAATAAAGTTATACTTTCACAGATACATAATTTGAAAGTGTACTGATGGTTTTATTGCAATAGTAACAATGTTGGGTTAGGCCTCAAAtaccaggttttagcttttagaTGGGACTCTTGTTTTATGACACAGTGTTGTGGTACAACAAAAAGGCTTCCATTTTGTGCATTTAAACACTTAAACATCATTAAGTGTTTAAATGCACAAAAGGAGGACGCTAATGAGAGTCTCACCATGCTATAAATTGTggattatttataatttttttctgatcATACTCTACCTCTTTTGGCACCCATTTTTTAATAGTGGCATTGTTTCAGCGAAAACCACTCTCTGCGTTTATGTCAAATTTTTCATAAAAGGAAAACATTTGAAAATGTTTTAATTTGTAATCCGCCTTCAATGCAGCTGAAAATGTTAGAGAAGGAATGCTATCATAGATCCTTAGGCTCTAGACAATTAGAAGTTAAACAGTTATACAACTTCTCTTTTATATACTATGATCTTTCTCTACCACAgtacaaagcaaaacaaagagcAATTTATCTATGTTCTGGTTGGTTTTGGCAAAATTGccaataaatattaatttttttttgctcctTTTATTCAGTTATATAtggacagaaaataaaaaatagtataggaaaataaattaagcaacttgatgaaagaaaaagatacacaagaagagagtaatTATTTCTTTAGGAAATAATGGATTTCCATTATCTGccaagaaagaaaaatccaaacagaaatgTGTAAATATTTTGCACAAGCTTACTATAAATATATTGAGAGGCAAAGAAAATATCTTTTGTCTTATCATCATTGTGTGCTTTTCACACATTAAAGGTCCTCAGCACAAATTTCCCAGAACACCTAACTACAGCAAGAACTTCTGACACACTCACAGAGGCACGTCTGGCCATGTTTGTAGATTACATTTGCAACATCCACTTTGGAAATATTACAGTGTCATAGAAACAACTTGTACAGCAACAGAATCTCAATGTCTTCAGCCAGCATTGATCATTCAGTATCACAATTAATTCACCAGAATTGTCCTTCCCAGACCAGCTTGCTGGGCCACTCAGATTCCAGCTTCTCCACAAAAGCTTTTCAACTATTTCATAACCATGAGAGTTACTGATCCACTCCTTTGATTCTTGGAACACCATCTGCACAGAACCCTGGTAAAGATCCCTGTAACTTAAAGCAGGAATTTCTCTTTGCTCTTCCCAGTCCCAGCACGCACACACCATTCTCACCAGACTCAAGCAAAGCCTTCCTCTGCTCTTtacagaggggggaaaaagaaaaatcttaatgcCTTAATCAAGCTGAAGCCGCAGAAGTTTTCTCTTGATTGGGGAACCCTAATGTTATTAagacaatatataatatatattgtcttaataacattttatatatatatatgatgttATTATTTCTTTCTGCTGCAAGATAAGACTTTTTTGCAAGGAGTGCTACTCTGTGCATAAATGCAGGAGTCAAAAGAAGCAAACACAGCAGTCCCACCAGCCATGTATTTCTCCTTTCTCAGGGACCACTGACAATCCATCCTGAGGCATAGAAATTTCTACACAAGTTGTATTTACCAAGACTTCTTTAAGCAGTCCATGGATACCTGCAACCACATCTTTTTGAATTATAAAATCTAATAACATGACCTTAAGTCTGTTTtgcaagacaaaagctgcagaaaCCTAGGGGAAAAGGGATTGGTCACCTCCTCTTCTGCAGGCTGCTTTGAGTGAGATGTTTAATTGCAGGGCAATTGGAAAATCCGCCAAGAACTGATGACACTGATGGTTCCTAGTGAGAGTCTGGGTGTCTTCACTGCTATTGTCTCAGGCTGAACACAACAGAAGCAAACCCAAAGTCTCTCAGATGCCTCATTTCAACAAAGCATTGCAGAAAACCAGCTTTCAAAACAGTCTTGACACTTAATTTTGAAAAAGCAGTACAAGAGGCAAAACCCAAAACAAGAGGGCTCTTTCTACTCTGTCTGGTGACCTAATTGTGAACATCTCCCCAGCTTTCTTCCATACAGCTCCCACAGAAATAAGAAGAGGAAACACTAcagctaatttttatttttttatatagaCTGAGATTTGGGAAACATATAAAAATGCGtagtattttaatttaaaaatatctagatGCTGGATTTTGCTTATTTTTTCTTTGCTAGGGTAGGCCTATCCAGCACTTTGAGGACACGACCACACTTGAACACACAGGAGATCACATCTTGCTTGTGTTCATAAGAAACACAGAGCCAAGTGTGATTCAACACAACCTACCAGAAAGGTGGTTTTACTGGATTGGGTTCAGCATTGCCCAACAAATACTTCCAGAGAAGAAGCAGAGAGCTTCTGGTCAGAGGTACATGGATTCCTTTTCAGGCcaaggtgaagaagaaaaaaccaaaacaaaggaaaactaaccagcaaaaaaaaaaacctcagcaacaaaaaaacccacagctaCAACAGTATTGTTGGCTTGTGTTTCTTTTCAGAAGGACTGTGAAGTTCACTAAAGAACAGGTATTCTACAGTAAATTCTCCATTTCAGCAATTCCTTTCCAGGGTGGGACACATGAGTGAGGATTTATATGATTCCTTAGTCGCAATTTTAAGAGTAACtaaatatacacatggaaatagaATCCTTGTTATTTAAATGGGTAGAGACCAAAAAAATATTCTCCAACAAAGTAAGTTTGCACAATGTTGACTCCTGTATGTTCCGTTTTGAAGTCTGACGGCACATCCTCACGGCACGCTGGCACAGCACTGCTGTTTGTGCAGCAGCCTGGCCCAGGCCACGCTTCACTCCCTAAATGACACACACGGCCTCCTtttctgctccatggctgtgccgcAGTGACACACGGCGCAGACACTTTGGCCCATTACAGCAACGTGAGCATACGACACAAGCTTCGGTAGGACAACAGAGCGGGCCTCCAGCAGCTCGGGAGCCAGAGGAGCGGGCAGTGACAGTGCTCACGGCTATGCCACCCAGCCGGGACACTCTCGGCCCcggctcccagagcagctgcaagcGGAGGGCACGGCCGCCTTTgccacgctgctgctgctcccgtgACGCGGGCGGCAGCGGCCCCAGGGCAGCGGCCAGCTCGGCCACCCCGCTCCGCCCCCAGCCACGACACCAaccgcggggccggcggcacgGAGGGCAGCGAAGGGCCCTGCTGTCTCCGCGGCCCGGGAACGGCCCGTTCCCCCggggcccggcccagcccctgcctcGGGACAGCGAGCGCGGCCCTGCCCGCGGCCCCGCGCTCACCTTCGGCGTCCGCCGAGGAGACGAAGGTGAAGTCCCCGCTGCTGGGCGCGTAGAGCGGCGGCTGCTGAGCGCCCGGGGGCTGCATCTCCCCGCCCtccgcgggggctgcggggccggcgAGAGGCGAGCGGCTACCGGGGCCTGGGGCCTCCCGCGTCCCTCCTGCGGCGGCGGCAGCGAACCCAGAGCGCAGCCGCCTCACGGGGCGACAACAAACGGCGCCGCCGCTGCCATTGGCTGCTCGCAAGGCGTGGCCGCACTGGCCGCCGGTGCCCCAGCGCTGAGTGGATCCCGGCGCTTCCCGGGAGTGAGGTCACTTCCACGCCGCCGCCAAGCTCCTCCCGGGGGCTGAAccaacctccctccctccctccctccctccctccctccctccctccctccctccctccctccctccctgccttccttccttccttccttccttccttccttccttccttccttccttccttccttccttccttccttccttccttccttccttccttccttccttccttccttccttccttccttccttccttccttccttccttccttccttccttccttccgacacttccttccgacacttccttccgacacttccttccgacacttccttccttccttccgacacttccttccgacacttccttccgacccttccttccttccttccttccgacacttccttccgacacttccttccgacacttccttccttccttccgacacttccttccgacacttccttccgacacttccttccttccgacacttccttacttccttccttccgacacttccttccttcattccaacacttccttccgccacttccttccttccgccacttccttccttccgccacttccttccttccttccgccacttccttccttccgccacttccttccttccttccttccgccacttccttccttccgccacttccttccgccacttccttccgccacttccttccttccgccacttccttcctccctccctccctccctccctccctccctcccttccttctgacacttccttccttccttccaacacttccttccgccacttccttccttcctgttccCAATCCCTGTTATAATAAAAAGACAAACACTGGCTCTgtttgtggtctctgctttgaaGAATCAGAAAGTGGGATCTCACTTTTCCTGTGTTCAATGACTTAGCAGAAAAGCTCCCAGACAGGGTAAATCCATCCCTTTGTTCCCTACTAAATACCAACATTTATTCTGAGTGGACACACTTTTTGCCTGACATCTCGAGGAAACAGGCTTAAATGTGGCATTCGCGCTACATACATTTGATTCCATTTCATACATAGATCTCATTAAATGCCATgagatataaatataaatgtattaTAAATTAGAAAAGTTGCAGGTCCAGAAATAGCATTAGAACAGTAGTTTGATTTGTAGAAGCAACTTTCTTTTTCATATATACCCCATTAAAGGATATCTACAAGGTCCATCTCAAAAAATTTTTAACAAGTAAAACCCAATCTTTTCTTTTTTACGGAAAGATCATGACCCGAAGTTCCTACTTTGCCATATCCAAGGATCACTCAAATTTGCATGTATATTAAATACAATTTGGGTTCAGGTTCTCTGTAGACATTTTACAACAATTATCAGTTTCCTTGCAGCAGAGGAAAAATCACCTATATTTGCACATAACCTATTTTTAAATCAAAAATTGTCTTAAGAGTACAAAATGCCCCTACAGATACTTGTATTGTCAGATTTTCCCTTTTAAAAGGTGAGCAGTCAACACATCTGTTAAGAACACCTCATTTTCTTAGCTTTTTCTTATGTGGTACAAGATTTTTGCAATaggcttctttctcttttttcagttACAGCCAGCCTGTCAGAATTCAAGGAGCTTTTGGATAATACTTTTAGTCATATAGTTTTCTGCAAGGAGGTGGAATTGGACCTGTTcatccttatgggtcccttcaATTTGAGACATTCCATGAGTCTATTATTATATTTAACTAAAGTGCTATGAGTGTGCTGTTTTCT comes from Melospiza melodia melodia isolate bMelMel2 chromosome 3, bMelMel2.pri, whole genome shotgun sequence and encodes:
- the YIPF4 gene encoding protein YIPF4; the encoded protein is MQPPGAQQPPLYAPSSGDFTFVSSADAEDLSGSITTPDVKLNLGGEFIKESTATTFLRQRGYGWLLEVEDDDPEDNKPLLEELDIDLKDIYYKIRCVLMPMPSLGFNRQVVRDNPDFWGPLAVVLFFSMISLYGQFKVVSWIITIWIFGSLTIFLLARVLGGEVAYGQVLGVIGYSLLPLIVIAPVLLVVGSFEVVSTLIKLFGVFWAAYSAASLLVGEEFKTKKPLLIYPIFLLYIYFLSLYTGV